In Erigeron canadensis isolate Cc75 chromosome 1, C_canadensis_v1, whole genome shotgun sequence, a single window of DNA contains:
- the LOC122602932 gene encoding guanine nucleotide-binding protein subunit beta-like protein — protein MADSLILRGTMRAHTDWVTAIACPIDNSDMIVTSSRDKSIIVWRLTKEDKTYGVAQRRLTGHSHFVQDVVLSSDGQFALSGSWDGELRLWDLNAGTTARRFVGHTKDVLSVAFSIDNRQIVSASRDRSIKLWNTLGECKYTIQDGEAHNDWVSCVRFSPNTLQPTIVSASWDKTVKIWNLTNCKLRSTLAGHGGYVNTVAVSPDGSLCASGGKDGMILLWDLSEGKRLYSLESGSIIHALCFSPNRYWLCAATENSIKIWDLESKSIVVDLKVDLKQESEMAVDGSATQTNAGKTKVIYCTSLSWSADGSTLFSGYTDGVVRVWGIGRY, from the exons ATGGCAGACTCACTCATCCTGCGCGGCACCATGCGAGCCCACACCGACTGGGTCACCGCCATCGCCTGCCCCATCGACAACTCCGACATGATTGTCACTTCCTCCCGCGACAAATCCATCATCGTCTGGCGTCTAACCAAAGAAGACAAAACCTACGGCGTCGCTCAACGTCGTCTCACCGGCCACTCTCACTTCGTCCAGGACGTCGTCCTCTCCTCCGACGGCCAGTTCGCTTTATCCGGTTCATGGGACGGCGAGCTCCGTCTTTGGGATCTCAACGCCGGAACCACCGCTCGTCGTTTCGTCGGTCACACAAAAGACGTCTTATCCGTGGCGTTCTCAATCGACAACCGTCAGATCGTTTCAGCTTCTCGTGACCGTTCGATCAAACTGTGGAACACTTTAGGTGAATGCAAGTACACAATCCAAGATGGTGAGGCCCATAATGATTGGGTCAGTTGTGTTAGGTTTAGCCCAAACACATTACAGCCCACTATTGTTTCAGCTTCATGGGACAAAACAGTCAAAATCTGGAATTTGACCAACTGTAAGTTGAGGTCAACTTTGGCAGGCCATGGTGGGTATGTGAACACAGTGGCGGTTAGCCCAGATGGGTCGTTGTGTGCAAGTGGGGGTAAAGATGGAATGATTTTGTTGTGGGATTTAAGTGAAGGAAAAAGGTTGTATAGTTTGGAAAGTGGGAGTATAATACATGCATTGTGTTTTAGTCCAAATAGGTATTGGTTGTGTGCTGCTACTGAGAACAGTATCAAGATTTGGGATTTGGAGTCAAAGAGTATTGTGGTTGATTTGAAGGTTGATTTGAAGCAGGAAAGTGAGATGGCTGTTGATGGCTCTGCTACTCAGACTAATGCTGGCAAAACCAAG GTGATATACTGCACAAGCTTGAGCTGGAGTGCCGATGGAAGCACTCTATTCAGTGGGTACACCGATGGAGTTGTAAGAGTTTGGGGCATTGGACGCTACTAG
- the LOC122599153 gene encoding zonadhesin-like → MDMAKSSSSSSIVSIVSPASAVVMSIIVSASLFCNSISAFLFVLCCHAVLSGVIILLDSMESEEEMMSFKKMDVDAQKIDQISLLKSHYELMHVDIDTTASSSSLSALDQKYSALISQMSTILARKVSVRTQESPICKSSTHELKLTIPAKKPPLPAIMTKKTPLPTRELPISVSSAPVPKPQDCANKQQVPVQTLLVCTQKSRVPVQTLLAPTQKPKIPAQKLRVPIQKTLPAQKPQAATQNLRVPAQKVPSSQTSQVATQKSLVPTQKLKVSAQKLQVPHKKPLLSQKPLVSALKLRVPAQKPLPAQKLQVATQNLRVSAQKMPSSRTSQVATQKPQVPTQKPRVPAQNLRPVTKKLSCPKNRGLLPKICGSLPKNRSLPKNHRSLPKKRMFLPKTHNALPS, encoded by the exons ATGGATATGGCTAAATCGTCGTCTTCATCTTCAATT GTTTCGATTGTATCTCCGGCCTCTGCAGTGGTCATGAGCATCATCGTATCTGCg AGTTTGTTCTGTAACAGTATCAGCGCTTTTCTTTTCGTGCTGTGCTGTCATGCTGTTCTTTCTGGAGTTATCATTTTACTTGATTCAATGGAATCCGAGGAAGAGATGATGTCTTTTAAGAAAATGGATGTTGATGCTCAAAAAATCGATCAGATTTCTCTTTTAAAGTCGCATTACGAGTTAATGCATGTTGATATAGATACTACCGCTTCATCTTCATCTCTGTCTGCCCTTGATCAGAAATATTCCGCTCTAATATCACAGATGTCCACCATATTGGCCAGAAAAGTTTCTGTCCGTACTCAAGAGTCACCAATATGTAAATCCTCTACGCATGAGCTCAAGCTAACAATTCCTGCCAAGAAACCACCGCTCCCTGCCATTATGACGAAAAAGACACCACTTCCAACAAGGGAACTGCCAATAAGTGTATCCTCTGCTCCTGTGCCTAAACCGCAGGACTGTGCCAATAAACAGCAGGTCCCTGTCCAAACATTGCTAGTCTGTACCCAGAAATCACGGGTCCCTGTCCAAACACTGCTGGCCCCTACTCAAAAACCAAAGATCCCCGCCCAAAAACTACGGGTCCCTATCCAAAAAACGCTCCCTGCCCAAAAACCACAGGCAGCTACCCAAAATCTGCGGGTCCCTGCCCAAAAAGTGCCCTCTTCCCAAACATCACAGGTCGCAACCCAAAAATCGCTGGTCCCTACCCAAAAACTAAAGGTCTCTGCCCAGAAACTACAGGTCCCTCACAAAAAACCGCTCCTGTCCCAAAAACCACTGGTCTCTGCCCTAAAACTACGTGTCCCTGCCCAAAAACCTCTCCCCGCCCAAAAACTACAGGTTGCTACCCAAAATCTGCGAGTCTCTGCCCAAAAAATGCCCTCTTCCCGAACATCACAGGTTGCTACCCAAAAACCGCAGGTCCCTACCCAAAAACCAAGGGTCCCTGCCCAGAATCTACGGCCCGTGACCAAAAAACTCTCCTGTCCCAAAAATCGCGGATTGCTACCCAAAATCTGCGGGTCTCTGCCCAAAAACCGGTCTCTTCCCAAAAATCACAGGTCGCTACCCAAAAAGCGCATGTTTCTGCCCAAAACCCACAATGCCCTCCCCTCCTAG
- the LOC122586408 gene encoding UPF0481 protein At3g47200-like, translated as MPIEHLLIIPQSPTLNLQSQTQSSMEVTNDSISRSIGDVADAPPGTSSTSIIDVPEDPFIKWITSSTDADATDPTPVSSAPKIPRVPASIREKQDYEKYFVPKFVSIGPYHFCKNKPMLFEKRKPEFAMKLFSNDRAAVKSLFDKLAEPEMVKDLRSYYDQEHMMASCLFSDSDFTKMMLLDGCFIFYFICSIYIGWIKDYSEFKSNEVFFIRRDLYLLENQIPFEVLKEVMTMMMMKPTRMFKYIINEGFFETSSLLEFVKPFIDMSSFVIRKQPKRKWLDRFKIRRRSTTNEDISDEFQREEKEPDHLLGALHGEHARIVKVPTDSYRFNGCNFRSVNELVDVGIHFKPIIDTLSMTRIEFVKGSWWGFSANVKLPPIAVSDYTRPMLLNMMAYETCKCSVGRSWVKSYVYLLGTLIDDIEDVKILRKAWVLHNLLASDQEVVKLFDEIGIDLVENGFKYLEVKYRIQRHLESWTNTLFSQLKNEYVKSPWAFLALLGALIALFLTGVQTYYTVWRP; from the coding sequence ATGCCAATTGAGCACTTGCTTATCATCCCACAATCACCAACACTAAACCTCCAAAGCCAAACCCAAAGCAGCATGGAGGTCACCAATGACTCGATTTCCAGATCAATTGGCGATGTCGCTGACGCTCCTCCAGGGACGTCATCAACCAGCATCATCGATGTCCCTGAGGACCCGTTTATTAAGTGGATTACGAGCTCGACAGATGCGGATGCCACTGATCCCACACCAGTATCATCAGCCCCAAAAATCCCCAGAGTTCCAGCATCAATTAGGGAAAAACAAGACTACGAAAAATACTTTGTTCCAAAGTTTGTCTCCATTGGTCCGTACCATTTTTGCAAAAATAAACCCATGTTGTTCGAGAAACGCAAGCCTGAATTTGCAATGAAGCTCTTTTCAAATGACAGGGCTGCCGTAAAAAGTTTGTTCGATAAGCTTGCTGAACCAGAAATGGTGAAAGATTTAAGAAGCTATTATGATCAAGAACACATGATGGCAAGCTGCTTGTTTAGTGATTCGGACTTCACAAAGATGATGTTGCTGGatggttgttttattttttatttcatttgctcCATTTACATTGGGTGGATCAAAGATTACTCGGAGTTCAAAAGCAATGAGGTTTTCTTTATTCGTCGAGATCTCTATTTGTTGGAAAACCAAATTCCATTCGAAGTTCTAAAGGAggtgatgacgatgatgatgatgaaaccaACCCgtatgtttaaatatattattaatgaaGGGTTCTTCGAAACTAGCAGTTTGTTAGAATTCGTTAAACCATTCATCGATATGAGCAGTTTTGTGATACGCAAGCAGCCGAAAAGAAAGTGGTTAGACAGATTTAAAATAAGAAGACGATCGACGACAAATGAAGACATAAGCGATGAGTTccaaagagaagaaaaagaaccCGATCATCTTCTCGGTGCTCTTCATGGTGAGCATGCCAGGATAGTCAAAGTTCCAACAGATAGCTACAGATTCAACGGTTGCAACTTCCGCAGTGTTAACGAGCTTGTGGACGTTGGGATCCATTTCAAGCCTATTATAGACACACTCTCGATGACTCGCATTGAATTCGTTAAAGGCAGCTGGTGGGGTTTTTCAGCGAATGTAAAGCTGCCTCCAATAGCTGTGAGTGATTACACCAGGCCTATGTTGTTAAACATGATGGCCTATGAAACGTGCAAGTGCTCAGTTGGTCGTTCATGGGTTAAATCGTATGTATATCTTCTTGGTACGCTGATTGATGACATTGAGGATGTTAAGATTCTTAGAAAAGCTTGGGTACTTCATAACCTTTTAGCTAGTGATCAAGAAGTAGTGAAATTGTTCGACGAAATAGGCATTGATTTGGTTGAAAATGGTTTCAAATACCTGGAAGTGAAATACAGGATACAAAGGCATTTAGAAAGTTGGACGAACACACTATTCTCCCAGCTAAAGAATGAATATGTCAAGAGCCCATGGGCATTTTTAGCACTTCTTGGAGCTTTGATAGCTCTTTTTCTTACTGGTGTTCAAACTTATTATACTGTTTGGCGTCCCTAA